One window from the genome of Paraclostridium sordellii encodes:
- a CDS encoding MFS transporter, translating to MNQQELKRFNFNSWVYIVSYAFMGLMSGVAFDVLVTFLQQVNISTASSIATYMGISSFVCAAMLLLVPKLGYKKIILAGPIMIIIALVAISYVDVNFIYPIATLAIFVGVTLFDVVLPPYLTAYTTEDDRTKVFSRAMYINVIGMTLATWFGGSISVIRLASRLGISSSQASQLTANLKAMSSHQLHEFVLAQRDVLLMFVVIAALSLIPLLFIKEKKQDYYEETHEKRKFDWSIFKNKYVLLWLLYFAMIRFGASLIVPYFSVFLNNELGISRATTSHLVSYQYFAMVIFLVISPWVVKKLGNVIALGGLAILSTPFMLIIANGKIFGGAMVFAVGAGLFFRSGFMNCANPIMNSLPMEFVSKNTRPAYNSLIFVAGGVTSIIAGQFTRLFLFKIPGGYSKAYYITAVIYILAAILLITVYTKKYNRHGHDEKEKNVA from the coding sequence ATGAATCAACAAGAGTTAAAAAGATTTAACTTCAATAGCTGGGTGTATATTGTTAGTTATGCCTTCATGGGTCTTATGAGTGGGGTTGCTTTTGATGTACTTGTAACGTTTTTACAACAAGTTAATATTTCAACAGCAAGTTCAATTGCAACTTACATGGGAATAAGTAGCTTTGTATGCGCAGCTATGCTATTATTAGTTCCAAAGTTAGGATATAAGAAAATTATACTTGCTGGACCTATAATGATAATAATTGCATTGGTAGCTATTTCCTATGTTGATGTTAATTTTATTTATCCAATAGCTACATTAGCAATATTTGTCGGAGTTACATTGTTTGACGTTGTTCTTCCTCCATACCTTACTGCATATACGACAGAAGATGATAGAACTAAAGTGTTCTCAAGAGCTATGTATATAAATGTAATAGGTATGACACTTGCCACTTGGTTTGGTGGTAGTATCTCAGTAATTAGACTTGCATCAAGATTAGGAATATCTTCAAGTCAAGCAAGTCAATTAACAGCAAATTTAAAAGCAATGTCATCACATCAATTACATGAATTTGTTTTAGCTCAACGAGATGTTTTATTAATGTTTGTTGTAATAGCTGCTCTTTCTCTAATTCCTCTGTTATTTATAAAAGAGAAAAAGCAAGACTACTATGAAGAAACTCATGAAAAAAGAAAATTTGACTGGTCTATATTCAAAAACAAATATGTATTATTATGGTTATTATACTTTGCAATGATAAGATTTGGAGCTTCATTAATTGTTCCGTATTTCTCTGTATTCTTAAATAACGAACTGGGTATATCTAGAGCAACAACTTCTCACTTAGTTTCATATCAATATTTTGCTATGGTAATATTCTTGGTTATATCACCATGGGTAGTTAAAAAACTAGGAAATGTTATTGCATTAGGTGGATTAGCTATTTTATCAACACCTTTCATGCTTATAATAGCAAATGGTAAAATTTTCGGGGGTGCAATGGTTTTTGCCGTTGGAGCAGGGTTATTTTTCAGATCAGGATTTATGAACTGTGCAAATCCAATAATGAACTCATTACCAATGGAGTTTGTTTCAAAGAATACTCGACCTGCTTATAACTCTTTAATATTTGTAGCTGGAGGTGTTACATCTATAATTGCAGGTCAATTTACTAGATTGTTTTTATTTAAAATCCCTGGTGGATATTCAAAAGCATATTACATAACAGCAGTTATATATATCTTAGCTGCAATTTTATTAATAACTGTTTATACTAAAAAATACAATAGACATGGCCATGATGAAAAAGAAAAAAATGTTGCTTAA
- a CDS encoding lysophospholipid acyltransferase family protein, protein MFNYIKFAIFQILGFILSLFKLDKILKYPDRYSMENKFSFLKKQATNSLKLVKINVNVLGKEKIPKEPVLFVINHSSMLDSYILISSVDRPIGCIIADEPIWKKMPIVNKWADVIRSIYINRHNNREGLKSIIEASNVIKSGHSMAVFPEGDLTWVKDPKSLVSEFKSGALKIAYKAKCPIVPLVIKNSKEIYNGYEPIGKIKSANVEIEFLDPIYSHIENPKIKTIDLGESIRTDMIKSILEFREGKKNVVSV, encoded by the coding sequence GTGTTTAATTATATTAAATTTGCTATTTTTCAAATTTTAGGATTTATATTATCTTTATTTAAACTAGACAAAATTTTAAAATATCCTGATAGATATAGTATGGAAAATAAGTTTAGCTTTCTAAAAAAGCAAGCTACAAATTCTTTAAAACTAGTAAAAATAAATGTAAATGTATTAGGAAAAGAAAAGATTCCAAAAGAGCCTGTTTTATTTGTAATAAACCACTCTAGTATGTTAGATAGTTATATACTAATATCCAGTGTAGATAGACCTATAGGATGCATAATTGCAGATGAACCTATATGGAAAAAGATGCCTATCGTTAATAAATGGGCAGACGTAATAAGAAGTATATATATTAATAGACATAATAATAGAGAAGGTTTAAAAAGCATTATAGAAGCTTCAAATGTTATAAAAAGTGGACATAGTATGGCAGTTTTTCCAGAAGGAGACTTAACTTGGGTAAAAGATCCAAAATCTTTAGTTTCTGAATTTAAATCTGGAGCTTTAAAAATAGCATACAAAGCTAAATGCCCTATAGTTCCATTAGTAATTAAAAATTCTAAAGAGATTTATAATGGGTATGAGCCTATAGGTAAAATTAAATCAGCAAATGTAGAAATAGAGTTTCTAGATCCGATTTATAGCCATATTGAAAATCCTAAAATTAAAACAATTGATTTAGGTGAAAGTATAAGAACTGATATGATAAAGTCAATTTTAGAATTTAGAGAAGGTAAAAAAAATGTAGTATCTGTATAG